The Humulus lupulus chromosome 4, drHumLupu1.1, whole genome shotgun sequence genome has a window encoding:
- the LOC133830862 gene encoding putative pentatricopeptide repeat-containing protein At3g47840, with the protein MISSMRSLIRRIFTEPVISTEYKSLQLRQDQLAQETHFVNYVSTVELNSHLKQLVKTGFLNDARKLFNKMPRRDKISWTNMISGYVNTFQAPEALNLFSTMFMEPELRLDPFVLSLVFKACGLSMNICYGELLHGCSIKSGLINSVFVGTSLLDMYTKIGKIDKGCRVFDQMPVRNTVSWTAIITGLVHAGYHAQGLLYFSEMWKSKVECDAYAYAIALKACADSSSLNHGKAIHTQAMKKGLSESSFVANSLSTMYNKCGKLDYGMHLFATMKTPDVVSWTTIITTYVQMGEEKNAIEAFKRMKDSSVSPNEYTFAAVISGCANLARVEYGEQLHCHVLRLGLVDYLSVTNSIVTMYSKSGCLTSASMMFEGMSRKDIVSWSTIIAGYCQGGYGEEAFEYLSWMRKDGPKPNEFAFASLLSVCGSMAMLDQGKQLHAHVVSVGLEYTPIIQSSLINMYSKCGSVKEASELFDVMGQDDIVSWTAMINGYAEHGYSQEAIHLFEKIQKVGLKPDSVTFVGILAACSHAGFVDLGFHYFESMRKEYQITPSNEHYGCVIDLLCRAGRLSDAERMIRCMPFQHDDVVWSTLLRACRVHGDVDCGKRAAEEILKLDPNCAATHITLANIYAAKGKWREAAAIRMSLKSKGVIKEPGWSWVKVKDRVSAFVSGDWSHPQCEEINSVLKLLVSEQEIVTDELVSLLIHIED; encoded by the coding sequence ATGATCTCATCAATGAGATCTCTTATCAGAAGAATTTTCACAGAGCCAGTTATTTCCACAGAATACAAAAGCTTACAGTTGAGACAAGATCAGTTAGCCCAAGAAACCCATTTTGTGAATTATGTCAGTACTGTTGAACTAAATTCTCACTTGAAGCAACTAGTGAAAACAGGCTTCCTAAATGATGCCAGGAAACTATTCAATAAAATGCCCCGAAGAGATAAGATCTCATGGACCAACATGATTTCTGGCTATGTTAATACCTTTCAAGCCCCTGAGGCATTGAATTTATTTTCAACTATGTTCATGGAGCCTGAACTGCGACTTGATCCTTTTGTGCTTAGTCTTGTTTTCAAGGCTTGTGGGCTCAGTATGAACATCTGTTATGGTGAACTATTACATGGGTGCTCAATAAAATCAGGCTTGATCAACTCAGTTTTTGTTGGTACTAGCCTTCTTGACATGTACACAAAAATTGGCAAGATTGATAAAGGTTGTAGAGTCTTTGATCAAATGCCAGTTAGAAACACAGTATCATGGACTGCCATTATAACTGGGCTTGTTCATGCTGGTTATCATGCACAGGGTCTGCTTTACTTTTCTGAAATGTGGAAGTCAAAGGTGGAATGTGATGCTTATGCATATGCTATTGCATTAAAGGCTTGTGCGGATTCGAGTTCACTAAATCATGGGAAGGCAATTCACACACAAGCAATGAAGAAAGGCCTGAGTGAAAGCTCCTTTGTAGCTAACTCTCTTTCTACTATGTACAATAAATGTGGTAAATTGGACTATGGCATGCACTTGTTTGCAACAATGAAGACACCAGATGTGGTTTCTTGGACTACAATTATCACAACATATGTTCAGATGGGTGAAGAGAAGAATGCAATTGAAGCCTTCAAAAGAATGAAGGACTCTAGTGTGAGTCCTAATGAGTATACTTTTGCTGCTGTCATCTCTGGGTGTGCCAATCTAGCTAGAGTTGAATATGGTGAACAGTTACATTGTCATGTGTTACGTTTAGGGTTGGTGGATTATTTGTCAGTAACAAATTCTATTGTGACAATGTACTCGAAAAGTGGGTGTTTGACTTCAGCTTCAATGATGTTTGAAGGAATGAGCCGAAAAGATATAGTTTCTTGGAGCACAATAATTGCAGGGTATTGTCAAGGAGGTTATGGAGAAGAAGCTTTTGAGTATTTGTCATGGATGAGAAAGGATGGACCAAAGCCTAATGAGTTTGCATTTGCTAGCTTGTTAAGTGTTTGTGGAAGCATGGCAATGCTTGACCAAGGGAAGCAATTGCATGCTCATGTCGTGTCAGTTGGGTTAGAGTATACACCTATCATACAAAGTTCTCTAATTAATATGTATTCAAAATGCGGTAGTGTAAAAGAAGCTTCAGAATTATTTGATGTGATGGGACAAGATGATATAGTGTCATGGACAGCCATGATTAATGGATATGCAGAACATGGTTACAGCCAAGAAGCCATTCATTTGTTTGAGAAGATACAAAAGGTGGGTTTGAAACCTGACTCTGTGACCTTTGTTGGTATTCTTGCTGCTTGTAGCCATGCTGGATTTGTTGATCTGGGTTTCCACTACTTTGAATCCATGCGTAAAGAATACCAGATCACTCCCTCCAATGAGCACTATGGTTGTGTCATTGATCTCCTTTGTCGAGCTGGACGATTAAGTGATGCAGAGAGAATGATAAGATGTATGCCATTTCAGCACGATGATGTTGTATGGTCAACTCTGCTTAGAGCTTGCAGGGTTCATGGTGATGTGGACTGCGGAAAACGTGCTGCAGAGGAGATTCTCAAACTAGATCCAAACTGTGCAGCAACTCACATCACCTTGGCAAATATATATGCTGCCAAAGGGAAATGGAGGGAAGCAGCAGCAATAAGGATGAGTTTGAAATCAAAGGGTGTGATTAAAGAGCCAGGATGGTCTTGGGTAAAGGTTAAAGATCGGGTTTCTGCATTTGTTTCTGGTGACTGGTCTCATCCACAATGTGAAGAGATAAACAGTGTGTTGAAGCTACTGGTTTCAGAACAGGAAATTGTAACTGATGAATTGGTTTCTCTATTGATTCATATTGAAGATTAG
- the LOC133830863 gene encoding vesicle transport protein GOT1 isoform X1 has protein sequence MAYEINEQKKVGLGLIGFGIFFSLLGVILFFDRGLLALGNIFWLTGVALLLGWGATWRLFTNPANYKGSISFLLGLFFIFVRWPIVGIIFEIYGCIVLFGGFWPSVKVFLCQIPIVGWIISYLF, from the exons ATGGCATATGAGATAAATGAGCAAAAGA AGGTTGGCTTGGGCCTTATTGGATTTGGCATATTTTTCTCCTTGCTTGGTGTAATTCTATTCTTTGATAGAGGTTTACTTGCCTTGGGAAAT ATCTTTTGGTTGACTGGAGTAGCCCTTTTGCTTGGTTGGGGCGCTACATGGAGGCTTTTTACCAACCCAGCAAATTACAAG GGTTCTATATCCTTTCTTCTCgggctattttttatttttgttcgaTGGCCCATAGTTGGTATAATCTTTGAAATATATGGCTGTATTGTTCTCTTTGG TGGTTTTTGGCCATCTGTGAAGGTGTTCCTGTGTCAAATTCCAATAGTGGGATGGATCATAAGCTATCTATTCTG A